In Panthera leo isolate Ple1 chromosome F3, P.leo_Ple1_pat1.1, whole genome shotgun sequence, one genomic interval encodes:
- the KLHDC9 gene encoding kelch domain-containing protein 9, which produces MALAGPPGGAGWTWRPVARDALLARAFHSCTELRGRFYLVGGLPAGGATEPSGDTVVFDPAGGQAVRLGARGGPRRSHHDAAPVGGRWLCVVGGWDGSRRVATVAALDTERGAWEAWSAAPGSRPPAGLSSHTCTRVSDRELRVAGREGGTRTQRRYGSVYTLRLDPGARTYSYKEEGCHTASRSGHCAALLQTPGPRPGHQLLLFGGCNSAEPEVAGHWSHGKLGEEPPAAPRLREQLARLVSTGQGSRQGPRGLRHHSCSVVGPFAVLFGGETLTRARDTICNDLYIYDTRRSPPSWFHFPCADQGLKRVGHRTCLWNDQLYLVGGFGEDGRTPSPQVCILDLFI; this is translated from the exons atGGCGCTGGCGGGGCCCCCGGGGGGCGCGGGCTGGACCTGGCGGCCGGTGGCCCGGGACGCGCTCCTGGCGCGGGCCTTCCATTCCTGCACTGAGCTGCGGGGACGCTTCTACCTGGTGGGGGGCCTCCCGGCCGGAGGGGCGACGGAGCCGAGCGGCGACACGGTGGTCTTCGACCCGGCGGGGGGCCAGGCCGTACGGCTGGGGGCCCGGGGCGGCCCGCGGCGCAGCCACCACGACGCGGCGCCGGTGGGCGGGCGCTGGCTCTGCGTGGTGGGCGGCTGGGACGGGTCGCGCCGCGTGGCCACCGTAGCCGCGCTGGACACGGAGCGCGGAGCGTGGGAGGCGTGGAGCGCGGCCCCCGGCAGCCGCCCCCCCGCCGGCCTCAGCAGCCACACCTGTACCCGCGTCTCCGACCGCGAGCTGCGGGTGGCGGGCCGGGAGGGCGGGACCCGCACCCAGCGTCGCTACGGCAGCGTCTACACGCTACGGCTGGACCCCGGCGCCCGCACCTACAG CTATAAGGAAGAGGGCTGTCACACAGCCTCACGCTCGGGTCACTGCGCTGCCCTGCTCCAAACTCCCGGGCCCCGCCCAGGCCACCAGCTCCTGCTCTTTGGGGGCTGCAACTCGGCTGAACCAGAAGTAGCCGGGCACTGGAGTCACGGGAAGCTTGGG GAGGAACCACCTGCTGCCCCCCGTCTGAGGGAGCAGCTTGCCAGGCTTGTGAGCACTGGGCAGGGGTCCCGGCAGGGGCCCCGGGGCCTGCGGCATCACTCGTGTTCCGTGGTGGGGCCCTTTGCCGTGCTGTTTGGCGGAGAAACTCTGACCAGAGCCAGAGACACCATCTGCAATGACCTGTACATCTATGACACCC GCAGGTCTCCTCCTTCGTGGTTCCACTTCCCCTGCGCAGACCAAGGGCTGAAGCGCGTGGGCCATCGCACCTGCCTTTGGAATGACCAGCTTTACCTGGTTGGGGGTTTCGGTGAGGATGGCAGGACGCCTAGTCCACAGGTTTGCATCCTGGACCTTTTTATCTAA